The Anastrepha ludens isolate Willacy chromosome X, idAnaLude1.1, whole genome shotgun sequence genome includes a window with the following:
- the LOC128870430 gene encoding putative nuclease HARBI1: MSQPSVWRCIQQIYKMVVKHKHFEISVPNAAEHYNSIKRGFYKKFGIKGVIGVIECTYVAILSPQSLIAAVVPHEYMNRKRYYSINVEAICHDELIFQNVNARFLGLCHDSGIWTTSPVGIQLIREHILGAYKWL, from the exons ATGAGTCAACCAAGCGTGTGGAGATGTATTCagcaaatttacaaaatggtaGTGAAACACAAACACTTTGAAATTAGTGTTCCCAATGCGGCGGAGCATTACAATAGCATAAAGAGGGG tttttataaaaaattcggaATAAAAGGCGTCATAGGTGTTATTGAATGCACATATGTTGCAATACTTTCCCCGCAATCCTTAATCGCTGCAGTAGTACCCCATGAGTATATGAATCGCAAGCGATACTACAGCATTAATGTTGAGGCC ATTTGCCACGACgaactcatttttcaaaatgtcaATGCACGATTCCTAGGATTATGTCATGACTCCGGTATATGGACAACCTCGCCGGTGGGAATCCAACTCATCAGGGAACACATTTTGGGAGCATATAAATGGCTTTAA